In Dermacentor albipictus isolate Rhodes 1998 colony chromosome 6, USDA_Dalb.pri_finalv2, whole genome shotgun sequence, the following proteins share a genomic window:
- the LOC135907500 gene encoding sequestosome-1-like — protein MDNHQPQYWNMSSTSSQPQMDPVKVTVKAYLGDEEIRRFVIEDLRNFKTLHDRIWATFPALATMDFILRWKDPEGDYIVMSSDAELAEALQNMTDGLLRIYVDILALRWPAVAGPSTANPAAAGLGTLHGAPAQRVHAGVLCDACDREICGVRYKCLQCEDYDLCGSCHGRKMHEEHDMLKLVNPGIRPLWAFPGWKRLWRHCGYPRRGGGGARGGPAQSARRSPPHHGPDQKQQYQEILRGVGYTVANFLEPFGITVDVLNDMASNTSPQEQPKRDSATEPMDSSAGPSAGMSSVAEPPKPVQVEAAAAGNSSATSAVLGGPIKASETNSEGAVTQETPRASEPAVEVEVPPGWTLLNALRDPLVGDDNGLPRPMSPEVVPAAPILPAAQAGDNPVDIALGQMLAMGFNNEGGWLRQLLEVKQGDVGAVLEWLNPRPK, from the exons ATGGATAACCATCAGCCGCAGTATTGGAATATGTCTTCGACGTCGTCGCAACCTCAG ATGGACCCCGTGAAGGTGACGGTCAAGGCTTACCTGGGAGATGAAGAGATTCGTCGATTTGTCATTGAGGACCTACGAAACTTTAAAACCCTCCACGATAGAATCTGGGCAACCTTTCCAGCATTGGCTACCATGGATTTCATCCTTAGATGGAAGG ATCCTGAGGGAGACTACATTGTGATGTCCAGTGATGCAGAGCTGGCAGAAGCTCTGCAGAACATGACTGATGGCCTGTTGAGAATTTATGTGGACATCCTCGCCCTGAGATGGCCAGCTGTAGCTGGTCCCAGTACAGCAAATCCAGCCGCAGCTGGCCTTGGCACATTGCACGGAGCTCCAGCGCAGCGTGTTCATGCTGGGGTTCTCTGCGATGCTTGTGACCGGGAGATTTGTGGAGTGCGTTACAAGTGCTTGCAGTGTGAAGACTATGATCTCTGTGGGTCATGCCATGGAAGGAAAATGCACGAGGAGCATGACATGCTGAAGCTTGTCAACCCTGGCATT CGTCCGTTGTGGGCATTCCCTGGCTGGAAACGCCTGTGGCGCCACTGTGGCTACCCCCGAAGGGGGGGAGGAGGCGCCAGGGGCGGCCCTGCCCAAAGTGCCCGTCGCTCGCCACCTCACCACGGGCCAGACCAGAAGCAGCAGTACCAGGAGATCTTGCGTGGCGTCGGATACACCGTGGCCAACTTTCTTGAACCGTTTG GGATCACAGTCGATGTACTGAACGACATGGCCAGCAACACTTCTCCACAAGAGCAGCCAAAGAGGGACAGTGCCACAGAACCCATGGACAGCTCGGCGGGGCCTAGTGCTGGAATGTCGAGTGTTGCAGAGCCGCCAAAGCCTGTTCAAGTGGAAGCCGCAGCAGCCGGCAACAGCAGTGCAACGTCTGCTGTGCTGGGAGGGCCAATCAAGGCATCCGAGACGAACAGCGAGGGAGCTGTGACCCAGGAGACACCCCGGGCCTCTGAGCCTGCAGTG GAAGTTGAAGTGCCGCCTGGCTGGACTTTGTTGAACGCGCTGCGGGACCCTCTTGTGGGTGATGACAACGGCCTACCCCGTCCCATGAGCCCAGAAGTGGTACCAGCTGCGCCGATTCTGCCAGCTGCTCAGGCTGGAGACAACCCTG